A section of the Roseivirga sp. BDSF3-8 genome encodes:
- a CDS encoding translocation/assembly module TamB domain-containing protein — translation MKKTLKVTGIVIGSLLLLLVLIIGALQFPAIQTKVTSMVADKLSKQWGTEVSVGRVNLQFFEQVNVEEVYIEDNKADTLLYAGSLTVDIGLFNLFQRKIMIDEVSLEDIVAKIKRPADGPWNYQFILDSLNSQPSDTTKQSKPWDFDLNQANLRNIRFLMDDDSADTYIYTSLSSLEGDLKTLGIESGVVEAEYLRVDGLSYRMTLPLSEPSPDTTTVAEADAIADTSVLIPGLSYLADELSITNSSFYFRQGPERASTGEMDFTYLDLQDITIKLQDIKVAGDTVAGEATKIAAYEAHSDFRLSDAAFTLNMRYPSLEGTISQLKTARSHMAGTIEVGLTDMLDPDALMQKSRAEIDWQSSHFDLEELSVFLPMLDTMPALRSRDLDISGQVVYNEGTATIQDLSLALGNALDMRLNGRASQVTDMDNLRYSLDLHHLSVSSAFLRNYMQADSLPPALMQNQRLRLNASAKGSLKRSDIKAVLRSTTGKLSADVVFRMPSEGSFSVDGLVNADEFNLRPILGDSSGFGQTTLAAEIALRSTPTSLTIDTANVQVAYLDFNDYAYKDLTVAASLEDSIANFRAEYTDSMLIFDLNGWANLAKNNEQYRLQGKVEEANLFRLNLSPDSIILKSSIDMDFRGSIPDEMTGQFVLDNTEIVKGARRYDLDTLRLFAENTDSGRLIGMRSDFVDMDLYGDYKISRMAEAFADNLHYYLSNYPSDTSKVLPNQQFVLDLHIKEEPVLAKVFLPELEIPEPLDFRFEFRMDERMIDLQLDAPRVYFAQDSIYNLRVYSTTNNKEIDFSIAAEMLNVAGLKIPNMATTGKIRRDELDFTLALADEESPNRLRLNSELFIAGDTVRVDIQSSSVFLNNERWNISQEAYVEYHPEYLLVDDFLLAKGDQSLRIFTEGGGTDPLLVAEINELGVGQFLNLFDLGEYGIEGKLNGHAEIVDPMEMKSAEANLSVDSLQMDNQPAGRLLLTASTRSPQHIETKVELVESQNEFLLAGVYNAADSLNALDFDLTMNFEDISQWSVFANEMVKEVNGGVAAELDIQGTPLTPQITGFLQLKNNLSFRPVMLGESYTIRDQKIDLTNTSINLNQIKIEDENGEIATLSGSISHENFTNFTLDNKMTAQSFTFIDKIEDDEALFYGELLANADVSITGPLDNLVVDGDFTSLSETNFTFNLPQDPATILKPDWVTYINSNAFIAEDTLAQEGQNAADYNKVDISGVRITSRIELSEGTQVNIVIDPQNNDVIRAVGEGEFIFGMDEDGQMQLQGTLVLSSGAYTLNFGGLIKREFSIREGSSITWSGDPLKAQMNLTAEYTTMASRSALINTQVDGPAGTQAQAASAEMPVDVVLGIRGSLLEPDLTFDIEVPEEESGMIGNQVVQKLESIRQNESELYRQIFGLVVLGRFLPEEGFGESDSNFANTVNARINASVSALLTAQLNRLGTDFLGGVEFDVDVTSSPYATSTAVDNRVVDLSLSRNLFNERMTVSVGGTSDIGGNAAANSNAAFLGSFTVYYRLDKDGNLTLKLYQDNDLDIFTQQVQQISGASLLYIRRFDTISNFFSGDEDDKKKDKKEEDGKDDEAIQNTETRRRQKSPVGLRKQ, via the coding sequence CTGAAGAAGACGCTCAAGGTAACAGGGATCGTTATCGGTAGCCTTTTACTGTTATTAGTTCTCATAATAGGCGCTCTTCAGTTTCCCGCTATTCAAACCAAGGTCACGAGCATGGTGGCAGATAAGTTAAGTAAGCAATGGGGAACGGAGGTTTCCGTGGGCAGGGTGAACCTGCAGTTCTTTGAGCAGGTGAATGTAGAAGAGGTTTACATAGAAGATAATAAAGCGGATACGCTACTGTATGCAGGCTCACTAACGGTAGACATAGGCCTTTTCAACCTATTTCAGCGAAAAATCATGATTGATGAGGTTTCACTGGAGGATATAGTTGCCAAAATTAAGCGTCCGGCTGACGGGCCCTGGAACTATCAGTTCATTCTGGACTCACTGAACAGCCAGCCTTCAGATACTACCAAACAATCCAAACCATGGGACTTTGACCTGAATCAGGCCAATCTGAGGAACATTCGCTTCCTGATGGATGATGATTCGGCAGACACTTACATTTATACCTCTCTGAGTTCTTTGGAAGGGGACCTCAAAACCCTGGGAATAGAGTCTGGCGTGGTAGAGGCAGAATACCTGAGAGTGGATGGCCTTTCATATCGTATGACTTTGCCTCTGTCTGAACCTTCACCGGATACCACTACGGTGGCAGAGGCGGACGCTATCGCTGATACATCAGTTCTGATACCGGGGCTTAGTTACCTGGCAGATGAATTAAGTATCACTAACAGTTCATTTTACTTTCGTCAGGGGCCGGAACGCGCCTCTACAGGGGAGATGGATTTCACTTACCTGGACCTGCAGGACATTACCATAAAACTGCAGGACATTAAAGTAGCCGGGGATACTGTAGCGGGTGAGGCCACTAAAATAGCGGCCTACGAAGCCCATTCGGATTTCAGGCTTTCGGATGCGGCATTTACCCTGAACATGCGCTACCCATCACTTGAAGGCACTATCAGTCAGCTTAAAACTGCCCGAAGCCATATGGCCGGTACGATAGAGGTAGGGCTCACCGATATGTTGGATCCTGATGCTTTAATGCAGAAGAGCCGTGCGGAAATAGATTGGCAGTCGAGCCATTTTGACCTGGAAGAACTTTCAGTATTCCTGCCCATGCTTGACACTATGCCGGCGCTTCGCAGCAGGGATCTTGATATTTCCGGCCAGGTGGTGTACAATGAAGGAACAGCCACTATCCAGGATTTATCCCTGGCGCTTGGCAATGCACTGGACATGCGGTTAAATGGGAGAGCCAGCCAGGTAACGGATATGGATAATCTGCGCTACTCGCTGGACTTACATCATCTTTCTGTCAGCTCGGCTTTCCTGCGTAACTATATGCAGGCTGACTCACTGCCACCAGCCTTAATGCAGAATCAGCGACTGCGGCTGAATGCTTCCGCAAAGGGCTCCCTGAAACGCTCTGATATAAAAGCCGTGCTGAGAAGCACCACAGGTAAGCTGAGTGCAGATGTGGTGTTCCGTATGCCATCAGAGGGTAGCTTTAGTGTAGACGGACTTGTAAATGCTGATGAATTTAACCTCAGGCCTATCCTGGGAGACAGCAGTGGTTTCGGACAGACAACCCTGGCGGCAGAGATAGCATTAAGGAGCACGCCTACCAGCCTGACTATTGACACGGCAAATGTGCAGGTAGCTTACCTGGACTTTAACGACTATGCCTATAAGGACCTGACAGTAGCTGCCAGCCTGGAGGATTCTATTGCTAACTTCCGTGCAGAGTACACGGACAGCATGCTGATATTTGACCTGAATGGATGGGCGAACCTGGCAAAAAACAATGAGCAGTACCGCCTGCAGGGTAAAGTGGAAGAGGCTAATCTTTTTCGTCTAAACCTGAGCCCGGACAGTATTATTCTGAAGTCATCTATTGACATGGATTTCCGTGGTAGTATCCCTGATGAGATGACGGGCCAATTTGTGCTTGATAACACGGAGATAGTTAAGGGTGCGAGGCGATATGACCTTGACACGCTCCGCCTGTTTGCAGAAAATACAGACAGCGGGCGACTTATCGGGATGCGATCGGACTTTGTGGACATGGATCTTTACGGTGATTATAAAATCAGCCGTATGGCAGAAGCATTTGCAGATAATTTACATTACTATCTTTCTAATTACCCCAGTGATACGTCTAAAGTGCTGCCCAACCAGCAGTTTGTCCTGGACTTGCACATAAAGGAGGAACCTGTACTGGCAAAGGTTTTCCTTCCGGAACTGGAGATTCCTGAGCCACTGGATTTCAGGTTTGAGTTCAGAATGGATGAGCGCATGATAGACTTACAACTGGACGCCCCGAGGGTCTATTTTGCACAGGATTCTATCTATAACCTGAGAGTATACAGTACGACTAATAATAAGGAGATCGACTTTAGCATTGCAGCAGAGATGTTGAATGTAGCCGGTCTGAAAATTCCTAATATGGCCACTACGGGTAAGATAAGGCGAGATGAGCTTGACTTTACGCTGGCTTTGGCTGACGAGGAAAGCCCTAACCGCCTGCGGCTTAATTCGGAGCTATTTATAGCTGGAGATACGGTACGGGTGGATATTCAAAGCAGTTCGGTTTTTCTAAATAATGAAAGATGGAACATTTCTCAGGAGGCCTACGTGGAGTATCATCCTGAGTATCTTCTGGTAGATGACTTCTTACTGGCAAAGGGCGATCAAAGCCTGAGAATATTCACTGAAGGTGGTGGCACGGATCCCTTGCTGGTAGCAGAGATTAATGAATTAGGTGTTGGCCAATTCCTCAACCTGTTTGACCTGGGTGAATATGGCATCGAGGGTAAGTTGAATGGCCATGCCGAAATAGTAGACCCCATGGAAATGAAATCTGCAGAAGCTAACCTTTCGGTTGACAGTCTGCAAATGGACAATCAACCTGCGGGTCGCCTGCTTTTAACTGCCTCTACACGTTCACCTCAACATATCGAAACAAAAGTTGAGCTGGTGGAATCTCAAAATGAATTCCTTCTTGCGGGGGTATATAATGCGGCGGATTCTCTGAATGCATTGGACTTCGACCTTACCATGAATTTCGAGGACATCAGCCAGTGGTCTGTGTTTGCTAATGAGATGGTAAAAGAGGTGAATGGTGGGGTGGCCGCAGAACTTGACATACAGGGCACACCGCTAACGCCTCAGATAACAGGTTTTTTACAACTAAAAAACAACCTGAGTTTCAGGCCTGTGATGTTGGGTGAATCCTATACGATAAGGGACCAAAAAATAGATCTAACGAATACCAGTATAAACCTGAATCAGATAAAGATTGAGGATGAAAATGGTGAAATAGCCACTCTTTCAGGCAGTATTTCTCATGAGAACTTCACCAATTTTACCCTTGACAATAAGATGACGGCCCAGTCCTTTACTTTTATTGACAAAATAGAGGATGATGAGGCGCTGTTTTATGGTGAGCTACTTGCTAATGCCGATGTTTCCATTACAGGTCCGCTGGATAACCTGGTGGTAGACGGTGATTTTACTTCATTGTCCGAGACAAACTTTACATTCAATCTTCCACAGGACCCGGCTACGATCCTTAAGCCGGACTGGGTGACCTATATTAACTCTAACGCCTTTATCGCTGAGGATACGCTGGCTCAGGAAGGACAGAACGCGGCTGATTATAATAAAGTTGATATAAGCGGTGTGCGCATAACAAGCCGGATAGAGCTGAGTGAGGGTACGCAGGTAAATATCGTTATAGATCCTCAGAACAATGATGTGATACGTGCTGTGGGGGAAGGCGAGTTCATTTTTGGCATGGATGAAGATGGTCAGATGCAACTGCAGGGTACGCTGGTTCTTTCTTCCGGCGCTTATACTCTTAACTTCGGTGGGCTGATAAAGCGTGAATTCAGTATAAGGGAAGGTAGCTCGATTACCTGGTCGGGTGATCCACTTAAAGCCCAAATGAACCTTACGGCGGAATACACGACTATGGCCAGCCGTTCGGCGTTAATAAATACACAGGTGGATGGCCCTGCCGGCACTCAGGCCCAGGCAGCCAGTGCAGAAATGCCTGTGGATGTGGTACTGGGAATCAGAGGATCGCTATTGGAGCCAGACCTGACCTTTGACATTGAGGTACCTGAGGAAGAGTCGGGTATGATAGGCAACCAGGTGGTACAAAAGCTGGAATCGATCAGGCAAAACGAATCGGAGTTATACCGTCAGATATTCGGATTGGTGGTATTAGGGCGCTTCCTTCCTGAAGAGGGCTTTGGGGAAAGTGATAGTAACTTCGCAAATACGGTAAATGCACGGATCAATGCCAGTGTAAGTGCTTTGCTTACGGCACAGCTAAACAGGCTGGGAACAGATTTTTTGGGGGGTGTAGAGTTTGATGTCGATGTAACTTCCAGTCCTTATGCCACAAGTACGGCGGTGGATAACCGGGTAGTAGACCTTAGCCTGAGCCGCAACCTGTTTAATGAACGAATGACTGTTTCTGTAGGTGGAACAAGTGACATAGGAGGTAATGCAGCCGCTAATTCCAATGCCGCCTTCCTGGGTAGCTTCACTGTTTATTATCGGTTGGATAAGGACGGAAACCTGACACTCAAGCTGTACCAGGACAATGACTTAGACATATTTACACAGCAGGTTCAGCAAATATCAGGAGCCTCTTTACTTTACATCAGGCGTTTTGACACCATCAGTAATTTTTTCAGCGGAGACGAGGATGATAAAAAGAAGGATAAGAAAGAAGAAGATGGAAAAGATGATGAGGCCATTCAAAATACTGAAACGAGAAGACGCCAAAAATCCCCTGTGGGGTTACGTAAGCAATAA
- a CDS encoding acylphosphatase — MTEGKHLSIYITGRVQGVFYRKSTLEKARELGIKGWVKNLENGSVQIEAEGDHDKLESLVEWAKQGPDNAEVLQVKANESEWEGYENFEIRH; from the coding sequence ATGACAGAAGGAAAGCATTTAAGTATTTATATCACCGGAAGAGTCCAGGGAGTATTTTATAGAAAAAGTACCCTTGAGAAGGCCCGCGAGCTGGGCATAAAAGGGTGGGTTAAAAACCTGGAGAATGGCTCGGTACAAATTGAAGCCGAAGGCGACCATGATAAGCTGGAATCACTGGTAGAGTGGGCAAAACAGGGTCCTGACAATGCAGAAGTACTGCAGGTAAAAGCGAATGAAAGCGAATGGGAAGGCTACGAAAACTTTGAGATCAGACACTAA
- a CDS encoding tetratricopeptide repeat protein: MSIRPAIIFFTSLFLFASCTRDEPGTGSYHDVVAFELQYEAAKNAMSESPQEAVSLLKEARQTAITYNNDEGVAKTWYLEGYVNDLYNRPGDAYKAFLESELAYTALNDSLWIEKSLRYQAAILLRLPDTDRAMAVLDHAARYSKDEQSAYRRQYLTGVAAFSDSRYEEAAEVFHAVAVRCKENEDYDYLAQTRNYLGLIALKNKQYEEAADYFFKSANTNSNDPLRRVVAYNNLGLLQEHKQNLDSASYYYEQVLAMPVSTGGLAHHMVAAINLAQLHLSQDHYEEAAQVIEESLMLNRHLQDADQLETAYGILIQAYESLGNMPRAKKVWKKMELVKNERSDLLKKHNKLEVQLAEITIRQRNAENKEFLSQIIWLPYLQLVLTILVLLAGTLLTIQFFRQRKALRIFHAHFQSKDGANVRRRKPAVKKDMTSVPR; the protein is encoded by the coding sequence ATGAGCATTCGGCCTGCTATTATATTCTTTACGTCACTTTTCCTTTTTGCTTCATGTACCCGGGATGAACCCGGCACAGGGTCCTACCATGATGTAGTCGCCTTCGAGTTGCAATACGAAGCAGCTAAAAATGCCATGAGTGAAAGCCCTCAGGAGGCAGTTTCACTGCTGAAAGAAGCCAGACAGACCGCTATCACCTATAATAATGATGAGGGGGTGGCAAAAACCTGGTACCTGGAGGGGTATGTAAACGACCTGTATAACAGGCCGGGTGATGCCTATAAGGCATTTCTGGAAAGTGAGCTTGCTTATACAGCACTTAACGACTCCCTGTGGATTGAAAAAAGCCTGAGGTATCAGGCGGCGATACTTCTGCGCCTGCCTGATACTGATCGTGCCATGGCTGTACTGGATCATGCGGCACGCTATTCTAAAGATGAGCAGTCTGCTTACCGCCGGCAATACCTGACCGGAGTGGCAGCCTTCAGTGATAGCCGCTATGAAGAAGCCGCAGAAGTATTTCATGCTGTGGCTGTTAGGTGTAAAGAAAATGAAGATTATGATTACCTTGCACAGACCCGTAACTACCTCGGGCTTATTGCCTTAAAGAATAAGCAATACGAAGAGGCTGCAGATTATTTCTTTAAATCGGCCAATACGAATAGCAATGACCCGCTTCGCCGGGTAGTAGCCTACAATAACCTGGGCCTTCTGCAGGAGCACAAGCAAAACCTCGATAGCGCCTCTTACTATTACGAGCAGGTACTGGCCATGCCCGTATCCACAGGCGGACTGGCGCACCATATGGTGGCAGCGATTAACCTCGCCCAGTTGCATCTGTCACAGGATCACTACGAAGAAGCCGCACAGGTTATTGAAGAAAGTCTGATGCTGAATCGCCATCTGCAAGATGCGGATCAGTTGGAAACAGCTTATGGTATTCTCATTCAGGCCTACGAGAGTTTAGGCAACATGCCCAGGGCCAAGAAGGTATGGAAGAAGATGGAACTCGTGAAAAACGAACGCAGCGATCTTCTTAAAAAGCATAATAAGCTTGAAGTACAATTAGCCGAAATAACCATACGCCAGAGAAATGCGGAAAACAAAGAGTTTTTATCTCAAATAATCTGGCTGCCTTACCTGCAGTTGGTATTAACCATTTTGGTTTTATTAGCCGGTACATTGCTTACCATACAGTTTTTCAGACAGCGTAAAGCCCTTCGTATCTTTCATGCTCACTTTCAATCAAAAGATGGTGCAAATGTCAGAAGAAGAAAACCAGCCGTAAAAAAAGACATGACCTCTGTTCCTCGCTAG
- a CDS encoding M14 family metallopeptidase → MRFFYITVFTLLFFLQPMFTGAQEIDLSYYLPDDTEYDESIPTPKEVLGYEVGEWHVRHDQLVQYMYRLAEASDRVSIIEYARSYEKRPLVMLAITSPDNQGNLEQMRQTHMNWVSPGESSPALEDTPLVLWMGYSVHGNEPSGSNASLLVAYHLAAGNSSFIDNLLSESVVLIDPSINPDGLNRFASWANTHKTYAGVTDPQSREFNEMWPRGRTNHYFFDLNRDWLPVQHPESQGRIRLFHEWKPNVLTDFHEMGSNSTYFFQPGIPSRTHPRTPNKNQELTGKLAEYHAEALDSIGSFYYSKESFDDFYYGKGSTYPDVNGGVGILFEQASSRGHAQENDFGIITFPFTIRNQFNTSLSTLRGSLAMKDELLSYQQSFYKDALQEGKRAGGYYVFGSDNDEAKAYHLADILRQHKIDIYRPASRVSANGNDFDPDDSYVVPMSQPQYKLIRAIFEKRTSFTDSLFYDVSAWTFPLAFNLPYAEVSQVSLGEKIEELNFPEGEIIGDADDAYSYLFEWDGYYAPRAAYRLMEEGLRLRVATSPVTLPSGKTLDRGTILVGLGTQEMGKEEVKGLVEKIAREDGIDVYAVSTGLTGGVNLGSPSFETLTQPKAAVLVEGGFSSYEAGEIWHLLDQRMDIPVSLLSADNIGRMDLSRYNTIIMPDMYYGGSESLKNQLAAWVRNGGTLVAIKGSARWLSQGDLLDISYKEGEPADSNEAVTYADMSNKMGAQVIGGAIFEGEIDLTHPIGYGYNRSRISLFRDHTDFMLKGDNPYATPIMYTANPLASGYISEENEEMLKNTAALIVKNAGRGKIIAFADNPNFRAFWYGTNKLFMNSLFFGPVINRRSSR, encoded by the coding sequence ATGAGATTTTTTTACATAACAGTCTTTACTTTACTATTCTTTTTACAACCAATGTTCACCGGCGCGCAGGAAATAGACCTGTCGTATTACCTTCCGGATGATACTGAATATGATGAATCTATACCCACCCCAAAAGAGGTTTTGGGGTATGAAGTGGGCGAATGGCATGTACGGCATGACCAGCTCGTGCAATACATGTACCGATTGGCGGAGGCCTCTGACCGGGTAAGCATTATTGAATACGCTCGCTCGTATGAGAAAAGGCCGCTGGTGATGCTCGCCATTACATCCCCGGACAACCAAGGGAACCTGGAGCAGATGAGACAAACTCATATGAACTGGGTATCTCCGGGTGAATCATCGCCAGCGCTTGAAGATACGCCCCTGGTCCTGTGGATGGGCTACAGCGTGCACGGCAATGAGCCTTCGGGAAGCAATGCTTCTCTACTAGTGGCTTATCACCTTGCGGCCGGCAACAGCTCTTTTATAGACAATTTACTGTCTGAAAGTGTGGTATTGATAGATCCGAGCATCAACCCTGATGGTCTGAACCGATTTGCAAGCTGGGCCAATACGCACAAAACGTATGCAGGGGTTACCGACCCTCAAAGCCGGGAATTCAACGAAATGTGGCCAAGGGGCCGTACCAATCACTACTTTTTTGACCTGAACAGAGACTGGCTGCCTGTACAGCACCCTGAAAGCCAGGGACGTATCCGGCTGTTCCATGAATGGAAGCCAAATGTGCTGACGGATTTTCATGAGATGGGAAGCAACTCTACCTATTTCTTTCAGCCGGGTATTCCGTCACGAACTCACCCGCGTACACCAAATAAAAACCAGGAACTTACAGGAAAGCTCGCTGAGTATCATGCTGAAGCACTTGACAGCATCGGCAGTTTTTACTATTCAAAGGAAAGTTTTGATGACTTTTACTATGGTAAGGGCAGTACTTACCCGGATGTGAACGGCGGTGTGGGTATTCTCTTCGAGCAGGCCTCCAGCAGAGGGCATGCTCAGGAAAATGACTTCGGGATTATCACATTCCCCTTTACTATCCGTAACCAATTCAACACGTCACTATCTACTCTCAGGGGTTCGCTTGCCATGAAGGATGAGCTGCTTTCTTATCAGCAGTCATTCTATAAAGATGCCCTGCAAGAGGGTAAACGTGCTGGCGGATATTATGTATTTGGAAGTGATAATGATGAAGCGAAAGCCTACCATCTGGCAGACATTCTCAGACAGCACAAGATAGATATCTACCGCCCTGCTTCCAGGGTATCCGCCAATGGCAATGACTTTGATCCGGATGATAGCTATGTGGTACCCATGTCTCAGCCTCAATACAAGCTTATCCGTGCGATATTTGAGAAGCGCACAAGCTTTACCGATAGCCTTTTTTATGACGTTTCAGCCTGGACGTTCCCGCTGGCTTTTAACCTGCCGTATGCAGAAGTAAGCCAGGTGTCTCTCGGGGAAAAGATCGAAGAGCTGAACTTTCCTGAGGGCGAGATAATAGGTGATGCGGATGATGCTTACAGCTATCTTTTTGAGTGGGACGGGTACTATGCACCAAGAGCGGCATACCGGCTTATGGAGGAGGGACTGCGCCTGCGTGTGGCTACCAGCCCGGTAACATTACCTTCAGGCAAAACTCTCGACAGAGGTACTATCTTAGTAGGGTTGGGTACTCAGGAGATGGGTAAGGAAGAGGTGAAAGGCCTGGTGGAGAAAATTGCCCGGGAAGACGGGATTGATGTGTACGCGGTATCCACGGGGCTGACCGGAGGGGTGAACCTGGGTAGCCCCTCATTTGAGACCTTGACGCAGCCTAAGGCAGCGGTACTGGTAGAAGGTGGATTTAGCAGCTACGAGGCCGGGGAGATATGGCACTTGCTGGATCAGCGCATGGATATTCCGGTAAGTCTGCTGTCAGCGGATAACATTGGCCGGATGGATCTGAGCAGGTACAATACGATCATTATGCCGGATATGTACTATGGTGGTTCAGAGTCGCTGAAAAACCAGCTTGCTGCATGGGTTCGTAACGGCGGCACCCTGGTAGCTATTAAAGGCTCTGCCAGGTGGCTGAGCCAGGGCGACTTGCTGGATATATCATATAAAGAAGGTGAGCCTGCAGACTCTAACGAGGCGGTCACGTACGCGGATATGTCAAATAAAATGGGGGCACAGGTAATCGGAGGAGCCATATTTGAAGGAGAAATTGACCTCACACACCCCATAGGATATGGCTATAACCGATCACGTATATCGCTGTTCCGGGACCATACTGATTTTATGCTTAAAGGGGACAATCCTTATGCCACTCCTATTATGTACACCGCTAACCCTTTGGCCAGTGGCTACATCAGCGAGGAAAACGAGGAGATGCTCAAAAACACGGCTGCACTCATTGTGAAAAATGCGGGAAGGGGTAAGATCATAGCCTTTGCTGACAACCCAAACTTCCGGGCGTTTTGGTACGGAACCAATAAGCTGTTTATGAACAGTCTTTTCTTCGGGCCCGTAATCAACAGAAGATCATCCAGATAG
- a CDS encoding lysophospholipid acyltransferase family protein, with product MRLLAKLPLWFLYAFSDFLFLVLFYIWGYRKKVVTDNLEKCFPDKSQSERRIIARKFYRHLCDVVVEVIKGHHISKKELKKRARITNPEVLREVIDKGQSALALTSHQCNWEWIILGCSAEYDFPLDALYKPLSNRYFDQFMLEVRGRFGNTPVATRNIVREIIRRKSVQRAFGILADQTPTKGQEKFWLQFMGRNTPFFTGSQKLAELTGYPVLFVSMCKKKRGYYEISFQKLATPPYQKGGDFIARSYASKVESQIRKQPECYLWSHRRWKFTKSVQGES from the coding sequence GTGAGACTACTAGCCAAACTACCCCTCTGGTTTCTTTATGCTTTTTCAGACTTTTTATTTCTGGTCCTTTTTTACATATGGGGCTATCGTAAAAAGGTGGTCACGGATAACCTGGAAAAGTGCTTTCCAGATAAAAGCCAGAGTGAACGACGTATTATAGCACGAAAATTCTACCGGCACCTCTGCGATGTCGTGGTAGAAGTCATCAAAGGCCATCATATCTCAAAGAAAGAGCTAAAAAAACGAGCACGGATAACCAACCCGGAAGTTCTCCGGGAAGTGATAGACAAGGGGCAAAGCGCCCTTGCGCTAACCTCTCACCAGTGCAATTGGGAATGGATCATCCTGGGCTGTTCGGCTGAGTATGATTTTCCTCTCGACGCACTCTATAAGCCTTTGAGTAATAGGTATTTTGATCAGTTCATGTTAGAGGTCAGAGGCCGGTTTGGGAACACCCCCGTAGCTACCCGTAACATTGTGAGGGAGATCATCAGGCGGAAAAGTGTTCAGCGGGCCTTCGGTATACTGGCAGACCAAACACCTACTAAGGGCCAGGAAAAATTTTGGTTGCAGTTTATGGGGCGTAATACTCCCTTTTTTACAGGTAGTCAAAAGCTCGCAGAGCTGACGGGCTATCCAGTGCTTTTTGTATCAATGTGTAAAAAGAAGAGAGGGTATTATGAAATTTCTTTTCAAAAACTAGCTACCCCGCCTTATCAAAAGGGGGGCGATTTTATCGCCCGTAGCTATGCCTCAAAAGTAGAATCACAAATACGCAAACAGCCGGAATGCTACCTTTGGTCCCATAGAAGATGGAAGTTTACCAAGTCTGTGCAGGGTGAATCATAG
- the deoC gene encoding deoxyribose-phosphate aldolase: MRDIQHYLEHTDLRAVITDKDIDRLVRETIEYNFKGLCIPPFWVKKAKRELGKSEAQLATVVGFPLGYHMTETKMEEIRQAINTGVDEVDLVMNISAFKAGLPWVKIELAKCASLCHEHFRQLKVIIETAYLSDDEIVTACKLCSDAGVDFVKTSTGFAGEGAKVEHIKLMREALPSNVGIKASGGIKDLEMARLMVQAGADRIGTSSGIAIVKQAMEEK, from the coding sequence ATGAGAGATATTCAACATTATCTGGAGCACACCGATCTCAGAGCTGTTATTACCGATAAAGATATAGACAGGCTGGTAAGAGAAACCATTGAATACAACTTCAAAGGCTTATGTATACCACCTTTCTGGGTAAAAAAGGCCAAGAGAGAGCTGGGTAAGTCAGAAGCTCAACTGGCTACTGTAGTTGGCTTCCCCCTTGGATACCACATGACAGAAACCAAGATGGAAGAGATCCGGCAAGCCATAAATACCGGTGTGGATGAGGTAGACCTGGTTATGAATATCAGTGCCTTTAAAGCGGGACTTCCTTGGGTAAAGATCGAGTTGGCTAAATGTGCAAGCCTTTGTCATGAACATTTCCGTCAACTGAAAGTAATCATAGAGACAGCCTACCTGTCGGATGATGAAATCGTCACTGCCTGTAAACTCTGCAGTGATGCGGGAGTCGATTTTGTTAAGACCAGCACAGGCTTTGCCGGAGAAGGTGCCAAAGTGGAACATATTAAACTCATGCGTGAGGCTCTTCCGTCTAATGTCGGGATAAAGGCATCGGGAGGTATCAAAGACCTGGAAATGGCAAGACTCATGGTCCAGGCGGGAGCAGACCGGATTGGGACATCATCCGGAATAGCCATCGTTAAACAAGCTATGGAAGAAAAATGA